Genomic segment of Neofelis nebulosa isolate mNeoNeb1 chromosome 17, mNeoNeb1.pri, whole genome shotgun sequence:
GCGGCCCGGCCGGGGCGGGCGGCGAGGCCCCGGCCGCGTTGCGCGGCCGCCTGCTTTGCGACTTCCGCCGCGCGCCCTTCGCCGGCCGCCGGCGCCGCGCGCCCCCGGGCGGCGGGGAGGAGCGAGAGCTGGCGCTGGCCCTGCAGGAGGCGCTGGAGCCGGCCGTGCGCCTGGGCCGCTACCCGCGCGCGCAGCTGGAGGTGTCAGCGCTGCTGCTGGAGGACGGTGGCTCGGCGCTGGCCGCCGCGCTCACGGCCGCCGCGCTCGCCCTGGCCGACGCGGGGGTCGAGATGTACGACCTGGTGGTGGGCTGCGGCCTGAGCCGCACGCCGGAGCCGGCGCCCACCTGGCTACTGGACCCCACGCGACTGGAGGAGGAGCACGCCGCCGCCGGCCTCACCGTGGCGCTCATGCCCGTGCTCAACCAGGTGGCCGGGCTGCTGGGCAGCGGGGAGGGCGGCCCGACCGAGAGCTGGGCCGAGGCAGTGCGTCTGGGCCTCGAGGGCTGCCAGCGGCTCTATCCCGTACTGCAGCAGTGCTTGGTGCGGGCTGCCCGGCGGAGGAGCGCCGCCGCGCCGTCCTGAACCAGAAGCCTGAGCCACGACGGACGCCAAGGACCGAGCTGCCGCCGTCCCCTTAAAGGACCTGTGCCGACAGCTTCCAGATTGCACCGAGCTGAGAACTCCGAGGCCAGAAAGGATCTGAGGAGGCGTGCACAGAACTGATGGCACTGGACAGCTGTGTTGCAACGATTTCATTAAAGAAACGTTTCTACTTGAGCCGGTGCTTCCCAGCTCCGACCAATTAGAGGAAACTTGGGAATGCGGCCTCACTCCCACGTTGAAAAAGACTTCAGCTGGACTGGCCTGGAAAACGGGGCTTGGAGCTCTTGTCTTGTCAGGGATGGACCCTATGCAGGCCAGCTAGTGACTCCCTTTTATAGAATTGGCCTGCTCTTGAGAGAGTGGACAGGGGGCTGTGCCTTGTCATTTATATCTGAGCTAAAACAAACTCCTTTATATCTGAAAAAGTCTTTTGTTGTGCTTCTTGTCAGTGGCGGACTTAACGGAGCAAGGCTCTTCTGAGCATGTAATGTGGTCTTGGGCCCCTGGTGTCAAGGGCTTGGGACAGCATTGTCATAAAGGTGTCCTGTTCCTTAGAGCAACATAAGCAGAAGAGACCGGCTGAAGGTGAAGGAGGTGCTGGGGTTGGTGTGGGGAAATGTGCTTTGAAGAAGGAGAGGCTGCCCCTTTGAGCACCATAGCGGCCGCTGCCAAGGTGTGGCACGAGTAGGGAGGGTTGTGTGGCCCCAGGAGCACTCTGGGTGCACTTTCTGGCCTCTGGTTTGGTGCTGGGCAAGACCAAAGCTCAAGGGTGGGTAGCAGAAAGGGGTTTGGCTCTGGGTGGAAGCC
This window contains:
- the EXOSC6 gene encoding exosome complex component MTR3 — translated: MPGDHRRIRGPEESQPPQLYAADDEEAPAARDPTRLRPVYARAGLLSQAKGSAYLEAGGTKVLCAVSGPRQAEGGDRGGGPAGAGGEAPAALRGRLLCDFRRAPFAGRRRRAPPGGGEERELALALQEALEPAVRLGRYPRAQLEVSALLLEDGGSALAAALTAAALALADAGVEMYDLVVGCGLSRTPEPAPTWLLDPTRLEEEHAAAGLTVALMPVLNQVAGLLGSGEGGPTESWAEAVRLGLEGCQRLYPVLQQCLVRAARRRSAAAPS